The Pyxidicoccus sp. MSG2 genomic interval AAGCCGCGTATCCGAGCAGCGGCGCCGTCTCCGGAGGCAGCTTCCGCCACGCTTCGAGACGCCCGAGGAGAACTTGGTGGCCCGTCTTCTCCAGCTCCGCGGCGAGCCGGAAGGAATCCCCGAGGAGGCCCATTTTGTCGCGGCAGATGGCCCGGCTGTACAACGCGAGGGGAGTGTCCGAGCCGTTGACGTCCGTGAAAACAGCGTCCGCCTCGTCCCAGCGGCCGAGCTTCGCGAGGAGGGTGCCTAGGAGGACGGCCCCGGTGTCATCGTCCTGGTTGAGGTCGGCGGCCTTGCGGTACTCGGCGAGAGCCGCCTCGACGTCGCCCTCAGCCTCTAGCGCCGTGCCAAGAGCGACGTGGGCATTGGCGTCCGTGGGCAGTGCGCCGGTCCACTGGCGCGCAGCCTCCCGCGCCTCCTGCAGCTTGTGGGATTGAGTCAGCACGCGCACCAGACTGCTGAAGTTCCGGGTGGAGTCGTCCAGCTTGAGGGCGCCACGGCGCGTGGTGGCCGCCTCGCCATAGAGGCCGAGCAGCTCCTGCACGTACGCGAGGCGGGCGAGAAGGTAGGGGTCCGTCGGGAAGCGGGCTGCGGCTGCAGAGAGCCGGGAAAGCGCGCGCTCGAGGAGGTTGAGGCGGCCGCGGAGGGTGAGCTTGCCAAGGGTGGCGCGGTAGGCGAGGGCGGAGCCGTAGTAGGCGTCGCAGGGGATGGGCTTCTTCTTCGTCGCCTTCTCCAGCACCACCAGGAC includes:
- a CDS encoding tetratricopeptide repeat protein; translation: MRTALHPRFLCFVLTVAVLLFAPLGRAAPPLEECTPLTSAPFAAATSKSQRTQIGRDVDTAAHEKIVAMDAVLVVLEKATKKKPIPCDAYYGSALAYRATLGKLTLRGRLNLLERALSRLSAAAARFPTDPYLLARLAYVQELLGLYGEAATTRRGALKLDDSTRNFSSLVRVLTQSHKLQEAREAARQWTGALPTDANAHVALGTALEAEGDVEAALAEYRKAADLNQDDDTGAVLLGTLLAKLGRWDEADAVFTDVNGSDTPLALYSRAICRDKMGLLGDSFRLAAELEKTGHQVLLGRLEAWRKLPPETAPLLGYAAYDVPFGVHELSPTLE